The following coding sequences lie in one Xyrauchen texanus isolate HMW12.3.18 chromosome 25, RBS_HiC_50CHRs, whole genome shotgun sequence genomic window:
- the LOC127618612 gene encoding zinc finger protein 239-like, with translation MKVNEDIQELNELDEKFQKVHIFKTGENYLSCSKTKKNCPSKKSQRAAKNTFTCSWCGKHFTYKFNLKTHMRVHTGERPYTCHQCGKSLTSVGHFKDHLHCHSGERPFECDQCGKTFVVDTNLRKHLKTHTNEKPYKCSHCGKSFSQSQHLKIHERIHTGEKPYKCSHCGKSFSQSPHLKTHERIHNGEKPYKCSHCGKSLTRLHDLKIHERIHTGEKPHKCSHCEKSFTQSQHLKTHERIHTGEKSHKCSHCGKSFTRSQHLKIHERIHNGEKPYKCSHWKNIDVLGRSFYPK, from the coding sequence ATGAAGGTGAACGAGGATATTCAAGAGCTGAATGAATTGGATGAGAAATTTCAGAAAgttcatattttcaaaactgGAGAAAATTATTTGAGTTGTTCAAAGACTAAAAAGAACTGCCCATCAAAAAAGTCTCAAAGAGCTGCCAAAAATACTTTCACCTGCTCTTGGTGtggaaaacattttacatataaatttaATCTTAAaacacacatgagagttcacacaggagagagaccttacacatgccatcagtgtggaaaaagtttaacATCTGTAGGCCATTTTAAAGATCATCTCCACTGTCACTCTGGggaaaggccatttgaatgtgatcagtgtggtaaaacatttgttgtggatacaaacttaagaaaacacctgaaaactcacacaaatgagaagccttacaagtgctcacactgtggaaagagtttctctcagtcacaacacctgaaaatacatgagagaattcacactggagaaaaaccttacaagtgctcacactgtggaaagagtttctctcaGTCACcgcacctgaaaacacatgagagaattcacaatggagaaaaaccttacaagtgctcacattgtggaaagagtttgaCTCGATTACACGAcctgaaaatacatgagagaattcacactggagaaaaacctcacaagtgctcacactgtgaaaagagtttcactcagtcacaacacctgaaaacacatgagagaattcacactggagaaaaatctcacaagtgctcacactgtggaaagagtttcactcgatcacaacacctgaaaatacacgagagaattcacaatggagagaaaccttacaagtgctcacactggaAAAACATTGATGTacttggcagaagcttttatccaaagtga